In Onychomys torridus unplaced genomic scaffold, mOncTor1.1, whole genome shotgun sequence, the genomic window AATACAGCCATTGGATCAATATAAAGATGATTCTGGATGAACTTTTGCAGAGAGGTCATGAAGTAACTGTTCTGACATCTTCAGCTTCCATCCTTATTGAGCCTAGCAATGAATCATCTATTAATTTTGAGATTTATCCTGTACCTTTTAGTAAGGATGATCTTcagtatatttttgaaaattggGTAACTCAATGgacatatgattttaaaaaacagtcACTTTGGACATATTATTCAAAAATGCAAAAAGTCTTTGGTGAATATTCTGATATTATTGAAAGCTTCTGCAAAGTTGTAGTTTGGAACAAGAGTCTTATGAAAAAACTCCAAGGATCTAAGTTTGATGTCATCCTCGCAGATGCTGTTGGTCCCTGTGGTGAGCTGTTGGCTGAAGTGCTTAAGATACCTTTAGTGTACAGTCTCCGCTTCTGTCCTGGATACAAATGTGAGATGTATGGTGGGGGGCTTCCACTCCCTCCTTCCTATGTGCCTATGGTTCTCTCAGAATTAAGTGACCACATGACATTTGTGGAAAGGGTGAAGAATATGTTGCATGTGCTATACTTTGACTTTTGGTTTCAACCATTTAATGAGAAGACCTGGAGTCAGCTGTACAGTGACGTTCTAGGTAAACTGTCTTTCACTGTTACGGTGAAATCCCAACTTGCTGCTTCtttgaatgtgagtgtgtgtgtggatgaaTATCTAGTCATAGAATGAGGTTGCTAATTGTGAGCTGATAAAGCACTCCAGAAATTGCGATCCATGCACACTGCAAAGATTTCTCTTGGTCGTCATCTGATGTGTTCTTTGTCTTAGGATAAGAAACTTGAGGTCTCAATGAACACATTAGTGACTGTAGATATCTGCACTAAGGACTTACAATTCACTACCATGACTATCTGTGTAGCACTAAAGAAAATATGTTCCCCTATAAAAGTTTCTTCACTTGCAAATTAAAACATTTGTCTAGCATGTCGTGAAAGGTCCTTCACAATTAAATGGCATCTCTAACACCAGCTTCAAGGGAAGTTGGTTTTCTTGGAGTTTGAGACTTCTCAGATGCCTAAAACTGATGACTTAAAGCCTAAAATCTTGCTGAAAAATGCAGGTACTTTTATtggcttgtttttaaaaatacctttccattaaataaaataacacataaatTAAGAGTAAGAAGAATTTGAATGTcaaattttaatggaaaatatCTAGCTATAACTTCTACATATACAATGGACCAGTACAGCAGTATCTAAAAGGAATTTAGTCATACCTTACAGATTATCATAGTGCATTTGTAGAATGAAGGATCAAGAAACTAGCTTCTAAAACACATGAACTAGACTAAATATTCTATGAAAGCTGTTTTTTCAAGATTCTTTACAGCAGTCAAAAAGCTTTGAAATTACTGGTGTAACTTTGGAAGATAATGTAATTTTatacaaattaatatttaattttataatatattaataatattaaatttaatattagCACATTTATATTATAAACCACAGTGAAACATTTCAAATTGTTGTCTACATTATTTCAACTCATCACTACAAATCAAATGCTGTATGCCAGACAAAATCCTTCATAATTgtatatttttacttgtttttgtgGTGTAGGAAGACCCACAACATTATATGAAATGATGGGGAAAGCAGATATGTGGCTCATTCGAACCTACTGGGACTTGGAATTTCCCCACCCACTCTTACCTAATTTTGACTTTGTTGGAGGACTCCACTGTAAACCAGCCAAACCATTGCCTAAGGTAACCCTATATTCTTTCCTTTGATAAATTGCTTTGCCTTTTTCATGGAAACGATTCTTCAACACTCTTTCAGGATGTTGGGTTTCATGAGAGATATAAAAAGTGGATTAGAAATCTCTGACAACTGACTTATACATTATTTCCATACTTTAACACATCTCTGTGTCACACTACTGCTAAGCAAAATGTCATATCATTTTAGAATGCGGTCAGTGACTTAAGGGCCTTTATGTAACTCgtaaaaaagaattaatattcTATTCAAGAACATATAATAAATGCCAGAGACATATGTTGAAAACCTAAAGAAACAAGAATAATTTTCTCTAACAAAGAGAATTTATATTCTACTTGAACAGATTATAAGAATGACGAAATGCTGTATATAGTATAATAAATATTATGTATTGTGTTACCAGAGAAAGACAGGTATGTGGCAGACATATCCAACAGAGATCACAGGAGCTGTCCCAGAATCCTTGCATAGTTACAATGACCTGGCCAGTGTGCAGGATTCGATGAAAgaatgaaagggagaaagaggaaagcaGACAATTCCAAGAACCATTGACAAAACTCCACATTCAGCAAACAGGAGGATGACAAAGCAGGCAGGACATGTGAGAGCCATGTCTAGGAGTACTCCACACTGCCTCTTGTTCTTCCTGATTTCCTGGTTGTCTTTCCACAGTTATGTTTTGCTGGTCTTTTGTTTTAGGCTTTGTAGTTtccacttataaaagaaaacaaagcttctctttctgagcctggcttattGAATAACATGGTGTCCTCTAATTAATagctattttcctgaaaataatataatcaatattttttaatatctgGGTAGAACACAATTATGTTTATATACCAACACTTTTTTACATATTTGTCAGTTAAAGACTATCTAAGCTAATTCCATATTTGTGAGTAGTGGTATAATAATAATCGTtatgtctatttttttctctttgtgactATTTCCCTCAGATCTATCACCCAAGAATGGCATAACAGAGCTGTACATTTAGAGCTAATGTCATTTGTTTGAAGAaccttctttgtgtttttcatatTGGTATCACTTCACATTCCTAActataacaaatacataaatgttcaATTTCATAATGTCTGTGGAGCATTTgctattgttttaatttatgtgaTATTCATGCTAACTGGATTATGATGGAAAACCAACATATTTTGAATTGTAAATTTTCTTAATAGttaaaaacattcaaatattttttcatataattatGGGCTACTTGTACCTCTACTGAGAAGGCTCCCTTCTGGATCATTTATCTATGTTGACTGaactatttttccttttgatgTTAGAACTTTTTAAATTCATCTATAGTCTGGAcaagttttcattcttttctccctGTTTTTAGAGAGTCTCTTAACTttgatgatatttttctttgttattcagAAGCTTTTACTATAAAGTAGTCCCATTTGTCAGTTCCCAATTTATTTCCTGGGCTGATGGGGTTCTTATCAATAAATTACAATCTTTTTCAGTGTCATTGAGTTCTCTTAGAGAGATTGGAACTTTCAGTTTTCATGTTCATGTCTTTTATCCATTTTGAGTAAAATTTTCAGAGTAAGAGAGAGTTCTATTTTCAGTCTATATGTGCAGATAAATATAATTCTCTGTACCATTCTTTAAAAGGTCTGTCTTCAACTTCCATGTACAATTTGTATAGCTTTGTTAGGATTATAGAGCATTTGTCAACTTATTTCTCATTCTTGGtctatgtgtttgtttgctttttatttgttctttaagaaTTCTATAGAGTGTGTTTTCATTATATTCAGTTTTCCCTAACTTCTCCCAAATCCACCTCTGATCCTTACCCACTCTAActtgtgttctcttttcttttttcactctTCTAGTCAAATttgtgtaataaaaattttatataaaaaagaaatcaacataATATGACAAATGATTGTTATTGTTAATATGCCACTGAATTttatttacaagtattttattccATCTATATTCACTGGGGGTTTGTGgaaatttatgttttgtttttgtttttgttgttgtttaccaaATTGTAACAACAGAAAAATTCTAGCTTAATAGAAAGCTTCACAAATACTCCTTCTCTTTCCACTTTATGGAGCTACTTGGGTAGCAATTGtattatgtatttctttcttttttttttgtggagctgaggatcaaatgcagggccttgcgcttgctaggcaagcactctaccactgagctaaatccccaacccctgtatttCTTATAGTTGGAGAGCATTCAACATTGAATGTACTTAGTATGCAGTGTTTGGGTTTGTAACAAATGTTCTTTGCTCATTGTTCATTACTGTTGTGTGTGTTTACAATGAAGTTCTTATATCCTcagtttttttcatttctttaagatttcCAGATGTGTTAgcatattgattttcttttt contains:
- the LOC118576155 gene encoding UDP-glucuronosyltransferase 2B1-like, with the protein product MSMKQTSVLLLIQLMCYFRLGTCGKVLVWPTEYSHWINIKMILDELLQRGHEVTVLTSSASILIEPSNESSINFEIYPVPFSKDDLQYIFENWVTQWTYDFKKQSLWTYYSKMQKVFGEYSDIIESFCKVVVWNKSLMKKLQGSKFDVILADAVGPCGELLAEVLKIPLVYSLRFCPGYKCEMYGGGLPLPPSYVPMVLSELSDHMTFVERVKNMLHVLYFDFWFQPFNEKTWSQLYSDVLGRPTTLYEMMGKADMWLIRTYWDLEFPHPLLPNFDFVGGLHCKPAKPLPK